The following proteins are encoded in a genomic region of Dehalococcoidia bacterium:
- a CDS encoding dolichyl-phosphate beta-glucosyltransferase: protein MATVDVVIPVLNEAHVLERSVRALHAFLTDNLGHTWRIVIADNGSTDGTFEIAKRLESSLPSVHADHIPEAGRGRALTRAWLASTADVVSYMDVDLSTDLGAFPRLVAAIVDEGYDIAAGTRLGKGAETTRSLKREVLSRGFVLLINALFGTRLRDTQCGFKAMSREAAQKLLPLTLDTGWFWDTELLLMAAKGGWRVKFIPVRWVEDPDSRVKVLSTVWKDLKGLARMRRFDWSKARKP from the coding sequence GTGGCAACAGTCGACGTAGTCATCCCGGTCCTCAACGAAGCGCATGTGCTCGAACGGTCCGTGAGGGCGCTGCACGCCTTCCTGACCGACAACCTCGGCCACACCTGGAGGATCGTCATCGCCGACAACGGCTCCACGGACGGCACCTTCGAGATAGCGAAGCGGCTGGAGAGCTCGCTGCCTTCCGTGCACGCCGACCACATCCCCGAGGCAGGGCGGGGGCGAGCGCTGACGCGCGCCTGGCTGGCCTCGACGGCCGACGTCGTGTCCTACATGGACGTCGACCTCTCGACCGACCTCGGGGCCTTCCCCAGGCTGGTCGCCGCTATCGTCGACGAGGGCTACGACATCGCCGCGGGCACCCGCCTGGGCAAAGGGGCCGAAACGACGCGCTCCCTGAAGCGCGAGGTGCTATCGCGCGGTTTCGTACTGCTGATCAACGCCCTCTTCGGGACCCGCCTGCGCGACACCCAATGCGGGTTCAAGGCCATGAGCCGCGAGGCTGCGCAGAAGCTGCTGCCGCTGACTCTGGACACCGGCTGGTTCTGGGATACGGAGCTGCTGCTGATGGCGGCCAAGGGCGGCTGGCGTGTGAAGTTCATCCCCGTCCGCTGGGTCGAAGACCCCGACAGCCGGGTGAAGGTGCTTTCGACAGTGTGGAAGGACCTGAAAGGCCTTGCCCGCATGCGCCGGTTCGACTGGTCCAAGGCCCGCAAGCCCTGA